The following coding sequences are from one Alosa alosa isolate M-15738 ecotype Scorff River chromosome 13, AALO_Geno_1.1, whole genome shotgun sequence window:
- the mtmr11 gene encoding myotubularin-related protein 11, which translates to MLTGSRTTFKVRQIPDVKDRMLSHSGHHTRGRDMFGLCCLPGECVLQRAVLVRKKLSAKEGGGWLSGTLFCTHFRVAFVPQDSPKPDDNADPVLLGDHDVALASIEKVVAVGPSRTKLVTPNSSLKFTPEELVLYCRDLRVICFLFDRLTPDTQAVEITYTIAKTYQPLRAGTILSFQNAALGSIEMKQFLSNRRRDPNMNWFESSIDWEQELERAGATGWRVTSVNDRFEMSTSLSRFNVVPQKVLDTELKKTFAHFNEGRIPRWCWRHPRGSDLLRMASFQNNIYHEKDDIRNLELVLFGVQQVCVVVDLGEEMPSTADIQLAHTRLRALCLGDISASVSVPDDKWLSTLEGTHWQDYIRCCLRKAAEVACLLRGGHLTVVLQEPEDRDMNCVVSSLVQVMCDPHCRTVPGFQALVQKEWIMAGHRFLSRINYHRDSDKEELSLSLLTLSHPPLPLLCPQHVDGMAGSVFLLSRGSFSSPSNLLPWRSGTGSGSYRKSHRRAPSAEMLPGLERLLRACSLSEASPEPHEPLLPLLLGPCVKVWRDCYLRGALHAQAFTHPMPSSMLHPVEQLAWEVQQLREKLAQASTSSSSSCSSSSSSPSSSRTSDTLHIRRESRRSDSNLNQNANNGTFLFPSSRSTSHQPPAARASARPATPPKAASRPPATNTSPQPRPAGRDGPKHTFLFGHQPDNRPAQRYIAAPHSKPSRSRSSSSSGGSSGISGSSLQ; encoded by the exons GACCGGATGCTGAGCCATAGCGGCCATCACACTCGAGGGAGGGACATGTTCGGACTCTGCTGTTTACCAG gAGAGTGTGTTCTCCAGAGAGCCGTGCTGGTGAGGAAGAAGCTGTCTGCCAAAGAGGGGGGCGGCTGGCTATCTGGCACGCTCTTCTGTACCCACTTCAGGGTGGCCTTCGTGCCCCAGGACAGTCCCAAGCCAGAC GACAACGCAGATCCCGTGCTGCTAGGGGACCATGATGTGGCTCTGGCTTCCATTGAGAAGGTGGTGGCTG TGGGGCCCTCTCGCACCAAACTGGTGACGCCTAACTCATCTTTGAAGTTCACGCCTGAGGAACTGGTACTCTACTGCCGTGACCTCCGTGTTATCTGCTTCCTCTTTGACCGCCTGACGCCAGACACTCAGgctgtagag ATAACGTACACCATTGCCAAGACATACCAGCCCCTCAGGGCAGGGACCATCCTCTCCTTTCAAAATGCAGCACTAGGTTCTATAG AAATGAAGCAGTTCCTGAGTAACCGTCGGCGTGACCCCAACATGAACTGGTTCGAGAGCTCAATCGACTGGGAGCAGGAATTGGAGAGAGCCGGGGCCACAGGATGGAGGGTCACCTCAGTCAACGACCGCTTCGAGATGTCCACAAG TTTGTCCAGGTTCAATGTGGTCCCACAGAAGGTCCTGGACACAGAGCTGAAGAAAACGTTTGCCCACTTCAACGAGGGACGCATCCCG CGATGGTGTTGGCGCCATCCCCGTGGCAGTGATTTGTTACGTATGGCCAGCTTTCAGAACAACATCTACCATGAGAAGGATgacatcag GAACCTGGAGCTGGTGCTGTTTGGGgtccagcaggtgtgtgtggtggtggactTGGGGGAGGAGATGCCGTCAACGGCCGACATCCAGCTAGCCCACACCAGGTTACGCGCGCTGTGCCTGGGAG ACATCTCtgcatctgtgtctgtgccagATGACAAATGGCTGTCCACGCTGGAGGGCACCCACTGGCAGGACTACATCAG GTGCTGTCTACGGAAGGCTGCAGAGGTGGCCTGCTTGCTCAGAGGTGGCCATCTGACCGTTGTCCTCCAAG AGCCTGAAGATCGGGACATGAACTGTGTGGTGTCCAGCCTGGTGCAGGTGATGTGCGACCCGCACTGTCGGACGGTGCCTGGCTTCCAGGCCCTGGTCCAGAAAGAGTGGATCATGGCCGGCCACCGCTTCCTCAGCCGCATCAACTACCACAGAGACAGCGACAAGGAGGAg ctctctctctctctcctcactctctctcatcctcctctccctctcctctgtccacaGCACGTGGATGGCATGGCCGGCTCGGTGTTCCTGCTGTCCCGGGGCTCCTTCTCGTCGCCGTCCAACCTGCTGCCGTGGCGGAGCGGCACCGGCTCGGGCTCTTACCGGAAGAGCCACCGGAGGGCCCCGTCGGCCGAGATGCTGCCCGGCCTGGAGCGCCTGCTGCGGGCCTGCTCGCTGTCCGAGGCCAGCCCTGAGCCCCACGAGCCCCTGCTGCCCCTCCTGCTGGGGCCCTGCGTCAAGGTGTGGAGGGACTGCTACCTCAGGGGGGCGCTCCATGCACAG GCCTTCACCCACCCTATGCCATCGTCCATGCTCCATCCGGTGGAGCAGCTGGCCTGGGAGGTGCAGCAGCTGCGTGAGAAACTGGCCCAGGCCTCCACCTCGTCCTCTTCGTCCtgctcctcctcgtcctcctcccctTCGTCCTCCCGGACCTCTGACACTCTGCACATCAGGCGGGAATCTCGCCGCTCCGACTCCAACCTCAACCAGAACGCCAACAACGGCACGTTCCTCTTCCCCTCGTCCAGGTCCACCTCCCACCAGCCTCCCGCCGCCAGAGCCAGTGCCCGCCCCGCCACCCCGCCCAAAGCCGCCTCGAGGCCCCCCGCAACCAACACCAGCCCCCAGCCTCGACCTGCTGGAAGGGATGGACCGAAACACACCTTCCTCTTCGGCCACCAGCCCGACAACCGTCCGGCGCAGCGCTACATTGCAGCCCCGCACAGCAAGCCGtccaggagcaggagcagcagcagcagtggaggcTCGTCTGGGATCTCCGGCAGCTCTCTGCAGTGA